A stretch of the Colias croceus chromosome 13, ilColCroc2.1 genome encodes the following:
- the LOC123696630 gene encoding uncharacterized protein LOC123696630, which yields MTSPTIIVLAVLVSHAYSAPQFISFQDGKLGVNFGGYHAGIGIGGLLANGTRGGLFAEAGTPTGQFATAGLGGTVNQNGIASGGLFAGATAGGNYHASAGLSGTSAGNKIGSGFAQAQAGNVVSTSALGGQTGDKGSSGFTYSGVNKLEVTPLKSGINTEVNVESANEVQPHETSNIEITKTIVREDVQSPQIVKEVYADSQPQVFEKHIVHTHYKPRRAHFRKTAFLGGYVGGQGEIVGPAPNSVVQTEQHAERRVDVGVEANAGANVDGHINGGGVRKVYTKEVTVNKNPTFFRDIFDIPISTLKAVGNFLGNTASRTNISVQKSVQTESEPKHDSSISSSSSAHISVDTPSASSFIDDILSIPINTLGAVNKFLENNVGRKNVQVLHEEGVQSRVRRVPHGRRRYHQQVVVEDSPQ from the exons ATGACGAGTCcaacaattattgtattggCTGTATTAGTATCACATGCATACTCG GCTCCACAATTTATATCGTTTCAAGATGGAAAGTTGGGAGTCAACTTCGGCGGTTACCACGCTGGCATCGGTATTGGTGGGCTTTTAG CCAATGGGACACGTGGAGGTCTGTTTGCAGAGGCTGGTACACCAACAGGACAGTTTGCAACTGCTGGCCTTGGCGGAACTGTTAATCAAAATGGAATAGCATCAG GTGGACTTTTCGCCGGAGCAACAGCAGGCGGTAACTATCACGCATCAGCTGGTCTATCTGGAACCAGCGCCGGTAACAAAATTGGAAGTGGCTTTGCACAAGCACAAGCTGGAAATGTCGTCTCAACCAGCGCCCTG gGAGGCCAAACCGGTGATAAAGGATCATCAGGATTTACGTATAGTGGTGTGAATAAACTAGAAGTAACACCTCTGAAAAGTGGTATTAATACCGAAGTTAATGTTGAATCTGCAAATGAAGTACAACCACATGAAACatcaaatattgaaataaccaAGACTATTGTTAGAGAAGATGTTCAATCTCCTCAAATAGTCAAAGAA gTGTACGCAGATTCACAACCTCAAGTTTTTGAAAAGCATATCGTGCATACGCATTACAAACCAAGAAGAGCTCATTTTCGTAAAACCGCATTCCTCGGAGGTTATGTTGGTGGTCAAGGAGAAATTGTAGGACCAGCTCCTAATAGTGTTGTACAAACTGAACAACATGCTGAGAGAAGGGTAGATGTCGGTGTTGAAGCTAACGCTGGAGCTAATGTAGACGGACATATCAATGGGGGAGGAGTAAGAAAAGTTTATACTAAGGAAGTCACTGTGAACAAAAATCCAACTTTCTTCCGTGACATTTTTGAT ATTCCAATTTCTACTTTGAAAGCAGTCGGTAATTTCCTTGGGAACACGGCATCACGTACGAACATATCTGTACAAAAATCTGTACAAACAg AATCTGAGCCGAAGCATGATTCATCGATATCTTCCTCTTCATCAGCTCATATTTCGGTAGACACACCGAGTGCATCATCTTTTATCGATGACATTTTATCT ATTCCTATTAACACCCTCGGAGCAGTGAACAAATTCTTGGAAAACAATGTGGGCAGGAAAAATGTACAG GTATTACATGAAGAAGGTGTCCAATCAAGAGTAAGGCGAGTTCCACACGGTCGTAGAAGGTATCACCAGCAGGTCGTCGTTGAAGACAGCCCACAATAA